A genomic window from Prunus persica cultivar Lovell chromosome G2, Prunus_persica_NCBIv2, whole genome shotgun sequence includes:
- the LOC18786689 gene encoding structure-specific endonuclease subunit slx1 codes for MQRLSRTFPSVKHPNPKSPKISSFPRSLPIKSEEATLNSPSKSRRSWSVYLILSTNTPIKTYVGVTTDFSRRLKQHNGELKGGAKASCAGRPWICACLIHGFKDQSEACEFESKWKSLSRSLSRKRKNDNKVEQVKDLSLPLLQHRQAALNRVKGLLDCTHLEIDWKLGPL; via the exons ATGCAACGACTCTCAAGGACATTCCCTTCTGTAAAGcacccaaaccctaaatccccaaAAATATCATCTTTCCCACGATCGCTGCCAATCAAATCAGAAGAAGCAACATTGAACTCTCCATCAAAATCAAGAAGGTCATGGTCTGTGTATCTCATCCTTTCCACCAATACCCCCATAAAGACCTACGTTGGTGTCACCACTGATTTCTCTCGCCG TTTGAAACAACATAATGGTGAACTAAAAGGGGGTGCAAAAGCATCCTGTGCTGGAAGACCATGGATTTGTGCATGCCTAATACATGGTTTCAAGGACCAAAGTGAAG cttgtgaatttgaatccaaatggaaAAGTTTATCAAGAAGCTTGtctaggaaaagaaagaatgacAACAAGGTGGAGCAAGTAAAGGATTTGTCACTTCCATTGCTGCAACACAGGCAAGCAGCTCTAAATAGAGTTAAAGGTTTGCTGGATTGCACTCATTTAGAAATTGATTGGAAACTGGGCCCTTTGTGA
- the LOC18785866 gene encoding acyl-CoA--sterol O-acyltransferase 1: MEGEFGSFIKVWTSVFVCIFYCYSIGKIVPKGTTRLVSALPVVCLFFYLPLNLSSIHLGGGTSFFISWLGSFKLLLFAFGKGPLASDPSISIGRFLAIACLPIEIQENPSPSKSHLNGQNRKSPPQNPQIETNPSPKNTIHIVIKGFLLAILIGVLNYSQQIHPKLILVLHCLYIYLLLETQLIIVAALAWGLLGLDLKPHFNEPYLSTSLQNFWGRRWNLVVTSILRQSVYEPTLNFSTCVIGRRWASLPAVFASFLVSGLMHELIYYYMGRVRPTWEVTWFFVLHGFCLMVEIVLKKALRGGCRLPRLISVVLTVGFVVATCFRLFFPQFLRCKADVRMLQEYRAFVLFLKNVVGLFSYK; the protein is encoded by the coding sequence ATGGAGGGTGAGTTTGGAAGCTTCATTAAGGTATGGACTTCAGTATTTGTATGTATATTCTACTGCTATTCAATTGGTAAAATAGTCCCAAAAGGTACAACCAGACTTGTCTCTGCTCTCCCAGTTGTGTGCCTCTTCTTCTACCTTCCTCTCAACCTCTCCTCCATTCATCTTGGAGGCGGCACAAGCTTTTTCATTTCATGGCTTGGAAGCTTCAAGCTTCTACTTTTTGCCTTTGGCAAAGGCCCTTTAGCTTCCGACCCATCAATCTCCATTGGACGTTTCTTGGCCATTGCTTGCCTTCCAATTGAGATCCAAGAAAACCCATCTCCTTCAAAATCCCATCTAAATGGCCAAAACCGAAAAAGCCCACCTCAAAATCCCCAAATTGAAACCAACCCATCTCCCAAAAAcaccatacatattgtaattAAGGGCTTTCTTTTGGCCATTCTAATTGGTGTCCTTAATTACAGTCAGCAAATCCACCCAAAGCTCATCTTAGTCCTTCACTGCTTGTACATATACCTTCTTCTAGAAACCCAACTCATCATTGTAGCAGCCCTCGCTTGGGGCCTTCTGGGTTTAGACCTCAAACCGCATTTCAACGAGCCTTACCTCTCCACCTCTCTGCAAAACTTCTGGGGCAGAAGATGGAACCTCGTGGTCACCAGTATCCTACGCCAGTCCGTATACGAACCCACCCTCAATTTCTCCACGTGCGTCATTGGCCGCAGGTGGGCCTCACTACCCGCTGTCTTTGCAAGCTTCCTTGTCTCTGGGCTTATGCACGAGCTCATATACTACTACATGGGACGTGTGAGGCCCACGTGGGAGGTCACGTGGTTCTTCGTTTTGCACGGGTTTTGTTTGATGGTGGAGATCGTTTTGAAGAAGGCATTGAGGGGCGGGTGTCGGTTGCCGAGGCTGATCTCTGTGGTTTTGACCGTTGGATTTGTGGTAGCTACTTGCTTCCGGCTATTTTTTCCCCAGTTTCTTCGATGTAAGGCTGATGTCAGAATGCTTCAAGAGTACCGAGCTTTTGTCTTGTTCTTGAAGAatgtcgttggtttattttcatacaagtga
- the LOC18785676 gene encoding pheophytinase, chloroplastic produces MEVLSYSSAPCCDAVNLRWKLIVKSTSSHQFSLPGFRKNRVFSAKFDVRRKFLSYYNLDQAFLKQLNHQGGFRSLNTSENFKHVGQILSNGSSDGYVIGGEEDASISETGEPGTKVLIPGLPDESKGESGATVSSCFWEWKPKFNVHYEKAGCENLGSPPVLLLPGFGVGSFHYEKQLKDLGLDFRVWAIDFLGQGRSLPFEDPAPRNEEEGVPETKDLLWGFGEKSEPWASELVYSIDLWQDQVRYFIEEVIGEPVYIAGNSLGGFVALYFAACNPHLVKGVTLLNATPFWGFLPNPTRSPRLSKIFPSAGSFPLPPTVRKLTEIVWQKISDPRSIAEVLKQVYADHSTNVDKVFSRILETSEHPAAAASFASIMLAPQGQLSFRDALSRCHMNNVPICLMYGKEDPWVKPLWGLQVKQQVPEAPYYEISPAGHCPHDEVPEVVNYLLRGWIKNLETRGLVALPLLDAPEAMQNNIARDLEFVRDGAKKVVNVRFFASKVSVWDFISSYIISRLRKLELKS; encoded by the exons ATGGAAGTACTCTCATACAGTTCTGCACCATGCTGTGATGCTGTTAATTTAAGGTGGAAATTGATTGTGAAAAGCACAAGTTCGCATCAATTCAGTCTCCCAGGTTTTAGAAAAAACCGAGTTTTCAGTGCTAAATTTGATGTCAGAAGGAAGTTTTTGAGCTATTACAATTTAGATCAGGCTTTCTTGAAGCAACTAAATCACCAAGGAGGTTTTAGGTCATTAAACACCAGTGAAAACTTCAAACATGTTGGTCAAATTTTATCAAATGGAAGCTCTGATGGCTATGTAATTGGAGGGGAAGAGGATGCAAGTATTTCAGAAACAGGGGAACCAGGAACTAAAGTTTTGATTCCTGGTCTACCAGATGAATCCAAAGGCGAATCGGGTGCCACAGTAAGTAGTTGCTTTTGGGAATGGAAGCCCAAATTCAATGTGCATTATGAGAAAGCTGGATGTGAAAACTTAGGCTCCCCTCCAGTGCTGCTTCTGcctggttttggggttggttcCTTTCACTATGAGAAGCAACTGAAGGATTTGGGGCTTGATTTTAGAGTATGGGCAATTGATTTCCTCGGGCAGGGTAGGTCATTGCCATTTGAAGACCCTGCCCCTCGTAATGAGGAAGAAGGTGTGCCAGAGACGAAAGATTTGTTGTGGGGTTTTGGAGAGAAATCTGAACCATGGGCAAGCGAGCTCGTCTACTCTATTGATTTATGGCAAGATCAAGTTCGTTACTTCATAGAAGAG GTGATCGGTGAACCTGTCTACATTGCAGGGAACTCACTAGGAGGATTTGTTGCTTTATATTTTGCTGCATGTAACCCTCATTTGGTGAAAGGTGTCACATTGTTAAATGCAACTCCTTTCTGGGGATTTCTACCTAATCCCACAAGATCTCCAAGATTATCAAAAATATTCCCGTCGGCAGGATCCTTTCCTTTACCTCCCACTGTGAGAAAGCTCACAGAAATAGT TTGGCAGAAAATAAGTGATCCTAGGAGTATAGCGGAGGTACTTAAACAAGTTTATGCAGATCATTCAACAAATGTCGACAAAGTATTTTCTCGTATACTTGAGACATCAGAACATCCAGCTGCTGCTGCATCTTTTGCCTCAATTATGTTGGCTCCTCAAGGACAACTATCATTTAGGGATGCTTTATCCAG ATGTCACATGAACAATGTACCAATTTGTCTTATGTATGGAAAAGAAGACCCCTGGGTGAAACCTTTATGGGGCCTTCAGGTGAAGCAGCAGGTGCCTGAAGCTCCATATTATGAGATCAGTCCAGCTGGCCACTGTCCTCATGATGAAGTTCCTGAG GTTGTGAATTACTTATTACGTGGGTGGATTAAAAACCTGGAGACTCGGGGCTTAGTAGCATTGCCTTTGCTGGATGCCCCAGAAGCTATGCAGAACAACATTGCCAGGGACTTGGAGTTTGTCAGAGACGGAGCGAAAAAGGTAGTAAACGTACGCTTCTTCGCATCCAAGGTCTCGGTTTGGGATTTTATCAGTTCTTATATCATATCTCGCCTTAGGAAATTAGAGCTCAAATCATGA
- the LOC18784556 gene encoding acyl-CoA--sterol O-acyltransferase 1, with translation MEGEMSNFFKVWLSVYLCLCYCYATAKLVPKGCTRLLCLLPIVCLFLYLPLFLSSIHLVGVTSFFISWLANFKLFLLAFGKGPLSSDPSISLGRFVAVACLPIKIQQSNPPQNSLDKHKNTQNDSIPSLPNQNNQFKENSSPAKSHQNTQNENSQQQHKENPPANHQNGPQKSHIDGQFKQNPHPSPPKSHKNGQNKENPIPQKPKQGHRVPLNNVTKGLLFGILLRAYDYSDQIHPKALLLLYSLHIYLLLELILAVAATLARALLAIELEPQFNEPYLSTSLQDFWGRRWNLMVTSILRPTVYEPTLDISRRVVDRKWAPLPAVLATFVVSAFMHEIVFYHMGRMRPTWGVTCFFLLHGICLTVEIALKKAWSAGRWRLPRLVAGLLTVGFVMGTCFWLFLPQFFRFGAHVKAFEEYAAVGKLFRDLISPFVSRVR, from the coding sequence atGGAGGGCGAGATGAGCAACTTCTTCAAGGTATGGCTCTCAGTCTATCTTTGTCTATGTTACTGCTATGCCACTGCAAAGTTAGTTCCCAAAGGTTGCACAAGACTCCTTTGCTTGCTTCCAATTGTGTGTCTCTTTCTCTaccttcctctctttctctcttccataCATCTTGTGGGCGTTACAtcgtttttcatttcttggcTTGCCAACTTCAAGCTCTTCCTCTTGGCTTTTGGTAAAGGACCTTTGTCTTCCGACCCATCAATCTCTCTTGGTCGGTTTGTTGCTGTTGCTTGCCTTCCCATCAAGATCCAACAAAGCAACCCACCCCAAAATTCATTAGACAAACATAAAAACACCCAAAATGATTCAATCCCATCTCTACCAAATCAAAACAACCAATTCAAAGAAAACTCCTCTCCAGCAAAATCACACCAAAATacccaaaatgaaaatagcCAACAACAACACAAAGAAAACCCACCTGCAAATCACCAAAATGGTCCCCAAAAATCACATATTGATGGCCaattcaaacaaaacccacatcCATCTCcaccaaaatcacataaaaatggccaaaacaaagaaaacccaattccccaaaaaccaaaacaaggcCATAGAGTCCCTCTAAATAATGTAACAAAGGGTCTGCTGTTTGGAATTTTGTTGCGTGCCTATGATTACAGTGACCAAATCCATCCAAAGGCCCTGTTGCTTCTCTATTCTTTGCACATATACTTGCTCCTCGAACTCATCCTAGCCGTCGCTGCAACCCTGGCTCGAGCCCTCCTAGCCATCGAGCTGGAGCCACAGTTCAACGAGCCCTACCTCTCCACCTCACTCCAAGACTTCTGGGGCAGACGATGGAACCTCATGGTCACCAGCATCCTACGGCCCACCGTTTATGAGCCCACCCTCGACATCTCCCGACGCGTCGTTGATCGCAAGTGGGCACCGCTGCCCGCAGTGCTCGCAACGTTTGTGGTATCAGCTTTTATGCACGAAATCGTGTTTTATCACATGGGGAGGATGCGGCCCACGTGGGGGGTCACGTGCTTTTTTCTACTGCATGGGATTTGTTTGACGGTTGAGATTGCTTTGAAGAAGGCGTGGTCGGCCGGCAGGTGGCGGTTGCCGAGGTTGGTCGCTGGATTGTTGACCGTTGGATTCGTGATGGGAACCTGCTTTTGGCTGTTTCTTCCGCAGTTCTTTCGGTTTGGGGCTCATGTCAAAGCGTTTGAGGAGTATGCTGCAGTAGGTAAACTTTTCAGGGATCTCATTAGCCCATTTGTCTCTCGGGTCAGGTAG